ACCGTTATTTTTGGAATGCTTCTCCTAACACTTTTGTGAACCTGATTCGCAATGCGAAAGCCGTGGTGACAAATTCATTCCATGGCACTGTGTTCTCTATTGTGTACAACAAACCATTCCACTTCTTTACAGTTAAGCAGACCACAAATTCACGCATGCTCGACCTGCTGGATTCGCTGGCGTTAAAAGACAGACATGTTACCAGTGGCGACCTGCTGAGCAACCACATCGACTATACGCAGCCGAATACTCTACTCGCTTCATTACGTAAACAGTCATTAGCTTATTTACACAGCAGCGTATCGGAACCACTAAATCAGCATTAATCAAGAGTCCAAAGGAATGTCATTATGAATTGGAAGAGCACTGTAGAACAGTGGATGCCAAAACCGCTTATCGCTCCTCTCAAGAATCTGCGTCAAAGCATTCATCTATATCAAGATTCGTGGGCACAAGCCAAGCGGTTTAATCGTAGCTACTCTCGCATTATGCCCCATGAACGAGTAAGAATCGAGACACGAGTGATGTTTCTCAGCCATCAAATTGAAAAGGGTCTGAGCCATCACAATTTTCGCTATGGGTTTGGGAAAAAAGTTTTTAACGAGCTTCCGACCCTGCTTACACGTCTGGAACAAGCAGATCTGAATTTCGCTAATAACACTGTGTACAAAGAAAGTCTTGCTGCGCTTCATGAGTACATGCAGCGTCATCTCGATGCGGAGAAAGATATTTCTTGGCAGCAATCGTTATTCACTACAGATCAGTGGCAACACATTATGAATGCCGAATCAAACGATGGTGGAAGCATTTCTATCCGTAAAAGTGACAAGCTCAATAACAAAGATCTTTCCTTTGCTGCGTTAAGTGAAAATAGACATTCAGTTCGTGAATTTGCTGATGAGCCGGTATCCCTAGACGAACTTAACCAGGCAATTCAGATGGCCATGCGCACTCCATCAGTGTGTAACAGGCAA
This window of the Bifidobacterium pseudocatenulatum DSM 20438 = JCM 1200 = LMG 10505 genome carries:
- a CDS encoding nitroreductase family protein, with the protein product MNWKSTVEQWMPKPLIAPLKNLRQSIHLYQDSWAQAKRFNRSYSRIMPHERVRIETRVMFLSHQIEKGLSHHNFRYGFGKKVFNELPTLLTRLEQADLNFANNTVYKESLAALHEYMQRHLDAEKDISWQQSLFTTDQWQHIMNAESNDGGSISIRKSDKLNNKDLSFAALSENRHSVREFADEPVSLDELNQAIQMAMRTPSVCNRQPTRVHVILDKEVIAKALHIQGGVNGYPAPPALLMITSDLRAFMTSYERNEGYTDGGLFGMSLLLSLESLGIGACPLNTMFTATAEKKTRKLLHLPDNEVPVMYIEVGHFLDETRTCRSTRFQGSDITSVLQ